From the Synechococcus sp. KORDI-49 genome, the window CTGTACTGAGGAAGGCCTTCCCCGCGCAGCAGAGGAGAGAGTGTCGCGGTCATATCAGCCGAGGGGGAGACGGTTGATCAGGGCCATCAGGCTGAGACTGCTCAGCTGGTTGGCCAGAGCATCGGTGGAGGCTTCGTAGAGATCCATGGCCACCCGTGGCCAGATGCCGATCACGAGGGTGGGCACCAGCAGGCTGAGACCGATCACCAGCTCGCGGGGATGCATGTCCTCCACACTCGCCAGTGCCGGGATCCTCGGACCGAAGAAGACCCGCCGGCACATCGAGAGCAGGTAGATGGGCGTCAGCACGAGCCCGATGGCCGCCATCAGCACGGTGATGGCTCGGAACAGGGACGTGAAGTTCTCCTGGCTGGTGATGCCGAGGAACACGGTGATCTCGCTGATGAACCCGCTCATGCCTGGCAGGGCGAGCGACGCTAGCGAGCTGGCCAGAAAGAAGGCGAAGGTGATCGGCAGTGCCTTGGCAAGGCCTCCCATGTTGGGAATCGACAGCGTCTTGGTGCGTTCGTAGAAAACGCCGGTCACGAAGAACATCGCTGCGGCGATCAGACCGTGACTCACCATCTGGAGCATCGCTCCGCTGACGCCGAGAGCATTGACGGCCCCGATGCCGAGGAGAACGAAGCCCATGTGGCTCACCGAGCTGCAGGCGATCCGCCGTTTGACGTTGTCCTGAGCGAAGGCGTTCAGGGCTCCGTAAATGATGTTGACGATGCCGATGATCACCAGCGCGGGGGCGAGGGTGAGGTGGGCGTCCGGAAGCATCTGGACGTTGAACCGCAGCAGCGCGTAGCCACCCATCTTCAACAGCACTCCGGCC encodes:
- a CDS encoding NAD(P)H-quinone oxidoreductase subunit 4 gives rise to the protein MDVGLAQAATSEATFPWLSLIVLLPAAGALFMPLLPGDDDRPSPWPRNLALAVLLVDLLLMLVVFATRFDPSIDGLQLVERVNWLPVIGLEWSLGADGLSAPLVVLSGLVTLLSVAASWSVEQKSRLYFALLLVQASAQGIVFLSQDFLLFFLAWELELVPVYLLIAIWGGQNRQYAATKFILYTALASLLILISGLALALSGDEFTLNLTELAARSPGGSFGLLCYLGFLVGFGVKLPMFPLHTWLPDAHGEANAPVSMLLAGVLLKMGGYALLRFNVQMLPDAHLTLAPALVIIGIVNIIYGALNAFAQDNVKRRIACSSVSHMGFVLLGIGAVNALGVSGAMLQMVSHGLIAAAMFFVTGVFYERTKTLSIPNMGGLAKALPITFAFFLASSLASLALPGMSGFISEITVFLGITSQENFTSLFRAITVLMAAIGLVLTPIYLLSMCRRVFFGPRIPALASVEDMHPRELVIGLSLLVPTLVIGIWPRVAMDLYEASTDALANQLSSLSLMALINRLPLG